Proteins encoded in a region of the Acidimicrobiales bacterium genome:
- the thpR gene encoding RNA 2',3'-cyclic phosphodiesterase, with translation MDRRRLFVAVWPPAEVADRLGDLERPRRAGLLWTTSDQWHVTLRFLGSLATDQEQAVRSALDAVDWTAFGPTRATAGPQPVAIGRNTWALPVHGVDALAGVAGAAVTEAGVDLPEADRGRPFRGHLTLARAKTPPAMKHLPAPQFNASWVVQDVTLVWSTLDPTAARYEVVERWRLDAARD, from the coding sequence CGCCCGCCGAGGTAGCAGACCGGCTCGGCGATCTCGAGCGACCCCGGCGTGCCGGGCTGCTCTGGACCACTTCGGACCAGTGGCACGTGACCCTGCGTTTCCTGGGGAGCCTCGCCACCGACCAGGAACAGGCTGTCCGCTCGGCGCTCGACGCGGTGGACTGGACGGCGTTTGGACCGACCCGCGCGACCGCCGGCCCGCAACCGGTCGCGATCGGGCGGAATACGTGGGCGCTTCCCGTCCACGGGGTCGACGCCCTCGCCGGCGTTGCCGGCGCGGCCGTGACCGAGGCAGGCGTCGATCTCCCCGAGGCCGACCGCGGCCGTCCGTTCCGCGGCCATCTGACATTGGCCAGGGCAAAGACGCCGCCGGCGATGAAACACCTGCCCGCCCCGCAGTTCAACGCTTCGTGGGTCGTGCAGGACGTGACCCTCGTCTGGAGCACGCTCGACCCGACCGCAGCCCGGTACGAGGTGGTCGAGCGGTGGCGTCTCGACGCGGCACGCGACTGA